The following are encoded in a window of Streptomyces sp. Go-475 genomic DNA:
- a CDS encoding TetR/AcrR family transcriptional regulator: protein MTAPKENQTARRRAPAMSPEQRREMIIQTAIPLITEYGSAVTTAKIARAAGIGEGTIFRVFTDKDELLQAAMAEALSPEHAVRELEAIDVSQPLPGRLAEAAEALQAHMDRMGAILGSLGHRGGKHPGTVRGAGRNESTTRIRAALAELLEPDKAGLRRPPEQIAALFIGLLFTQPRTDDEPDLTPQELVEVFLHGALSGNAE, encoded by the coding sequence ATGACAGCACCCAAGGAGAACCAGACCGCCCGCCGCCGCGCCCCCGCCATGTCGCCGGAGCAGCGCCGGGAAATGATCATCCAGACCGCGATCCCGCTGATCACCGAGTACGGCTCCGCCGTGACGACCGCGAAGATCGCCCGCGCCGCGGGCATCGGCGAGGGCACGATCTTCCGCGTCTTCACCGACAAGGACGAACTGCTGCAGGCCGCCATGGCCGAGGCGCTCTCCCCCGAGCACGCGGTCCGCGAGCTCGAGGCGATCGACGTGTCGCAGCCGCTGCCCGGCCGGCTCGCGGAGGCGGCCGAGGCGCTGCAGGCACACATGGACAGGATGGGCGCGATCCTCGGCTCGCTGGGGCATCGCGGCGGCAAGCACCCCGGCACGGTGCGCGGCGCGGGCCGCAACGAGTCGACGACCCGTATCCGCGCGGCCCTCGCGGAGCTGCTGGAGCCCGACAAGGCCGGCCTGCGCCGGCCGCCGGAGCAGATCGCGGCCCTCTTCATCGGGCTGCTCTTCACCCAGCCGCGTACGGACGACGAGCCCGACCTGACCCCGCAGGAGCTGGTGGAGGTCTTCCTGCACGGGGCACTCTCGGGAAACGCCGAGTGA
- a CDS encoding helix-turn-helix domain-containing protein — protein MARSAVPDEYLEGYARILADVCATGRRLTREELESLRARGEQAAEAGLGLRAQVRRHLSAARALSPTLSPAGIDLVLAAVEQAVDAFAEGHERAQKLAVRQEEAARREFIDDLLYGRSDLGRLAERAERFGLLLSRAHAVAVAQSGTPVDDTHPATRHVDSALVARFGERHILLTTKDGRLICIAPGDQDDVLAFFAKQAHAATDGGRVAIGRAHPGAGGVVHSYEEALNALDLADRLDLEEPVLRSADLLVYPVLTRDRQAMAELVRSVLGPLQAARGGAQHLLDTLTAYFDSGCTAAEAARRLRLSVRALTYRLERIHKLTGSNPADPVHRYTLQTAVIGARLLGWPDHEV, from the coding sequence GTGGCACGGTCAGCGGTACCCGACGAATACCTGGAGGGGTACGCCCGGATCCTGGCCGACGTCTGCGCCACCGGCCGACGCCTGACCCGGGAGGAGCTGGAGTCCCTGCGTGCCCGGGGAGAACAGGCCGCGGAAGCGGGCCTGGGGCTGCGTGCCCAGGTCCGCCGGCACCTGTCCGCGGCCCGCGCGCTGTCGCCCACCCTCTCCCCCGCAGGAATCGACCTCGTACTCGCCGCCGTCGAGCAGGCGGTCGACGCCTTCGCCGAAGGACACGAGCGAGCGCAGAAACTCGCCGTGCGGCAGGAGGAGGCCGCCCGGCGGGAGTTCATCGACGACCTGCTCTACGGCCGCAGCGACCTGGGCCGCCTGGCCGAGCGCGCCGAACGCTTCGGCCTGCTCCTCTCCCGCGCCCACGCGGTCGCCGTCGCCCAGAGCGGCACGCCCGTCGACGACACCCACCCGGCGACCCGGCACGTCGACAGCGCGCTGGTCGCCCGCTTCGGCGAACGCCACATCCTGCTCACCACCAAGGACGGCCGGCTGATCTGCATCGCACCCGGCGACCAGGACGACGTCCTGGCCTTCTTCGCGAAACAGGCCCACGCGGCCACCGACGGCGGCCGGGTCGCCATCGGCCGTGCCCACCCCGGGGCCGGCGGTGTCGTCCACTCCTACGAGGAGGCCCTCAACGCCCTCGACCTCGCGGACCGCCTGGACCTGGAGGAACCCGTGCTGCGCTCCGCCGACCTGCTCGTCTACCCCGTCCTCACCCGCGACCGGCAGGCCATGGCCGAGCTCGTGCGCAGCGTCCTCGGCCCGCTTCAGGCAGCGCGGGGCGGTGCCCAGCACCTCCTCGACACCCTCACCGCGTATTTCGACTCCGGATGCACCGCCGCCGAAGCGGCACGCCGGCTGCGCCTGAGCGTGCGGGCCCTGACCTACCGCCTGGAGCGCATCCACAAGCTCACCGGCAGCAACCCGGCCGACCCCGTCCACCGTTACACCCTGCAGACCGCCGTGATCGGCGCCCGGCTGCTCGGCTGGCCCGACCACGAGGTCTGA
- a CDS encoding flotillin family protein → MSSVVIAVGGVFVLLVLIALVVVSRYKVAGPSEAFIVTGRRGKKATDPDTGRIFTDNSGQKVVVGGGVFVVPFVQQKFTLDLSSRHIPVAVRGAVTLRGVKANLEGVAIVKVGGSEDAIRAAAQRFLMQQDGIVGFTQEVLSGALRAIVGRMSVEDIIRDRAAFAGQVAEEAEASLSGQGLVLDAFQIQDITTEGSYLEDLGRPEAARAKQEADIAEAVARRAAEQARLKAEEEIAVAQRTFYLKQAEIKAETDEAAARAAAAGPLAEAARQQEILTQQEKVAERQAALTDRQLDTQVRKPADAQRYAAEQEAEAKRVARVKQAEAEKAAGIAAAQAEAERARLTGEGEKQRRSALADAQAIEGLKQGEAEKARRAAIAEAVRLEGEADAAAIGAKGAAEAEAMRKKADAFAQYGDAAVLQMLVEVLPQVVAKASEPLSAVDKMTVISTDGASQLSRTVADNVAQGVELLSSTTGVDLAELLKGVTRGRGGAQPTTTQAAEANGKIQIG, encoded by the coding sequence ATGAGTTCTGTCGTCATCGCGGTCGGAGGAGTCTTCGTACTCCTCGTGCTGATCGCGCTGGTCGTCGTCAGCCGGTACAAGGTCGCCGGTCCGAGCGAGGCGTTCATCGTCACCGGTCGGCGCGGCAAGAAGGCCACCGATCCTGACACCGGCCGGATCTTCACCGACAACAGCGGCCAGAAGGTCGTGGTCGGCGGCGGGGTCTTCGTCGTGCCGTTCGTGCAGCAGAAGTTCACCCTGGACCTGTCCTCGCGGCACATCCCGGTGGCCGTGCGCGGCGCGGTCACGCTGCGCGGGGTGAAGGCCAACCTGGAGGGTGTCGCCATCGTCAAGGTCGGCGGCAGCGAGGACGCCATCCGGGCCGCCGCACAGCGGTTCCTGATGCAGCAGGACGGCATCGTCGGCTTCACGCAGGAGGTGCTGTCGGGCGCGCTGCGTGCGATCGTGGGCCGGATGTCGGTGGAGGACATCATCCGTGACCGGGCCGCGTTCGCCGGGCAGGTCGCCGAGGAGGCGGAGGCCAGCCTGTCCGGGCAGGGACTGGTGCTGGACGCCTTCCAGATCCAGGACATCACCACCGAGGGCTCCTACCTGGAGGACCTCGGCCGGCCCGAGGCCGCCCGCGCCAAGCAGGAGGCCGACATCGCCGAGGCCGTGGCCCGGCGTGCCGCCGAGCAGGCCCGGCTGAAGGCCGAAGAGGAGATCGCGGTCGCCCAGCGGACCTTCTACCTCAAGCAGGCCGAGATCAAGGCGGAGACCGACGAGGCCGCCGCCCGCGCCGCCGCCGCCGGCCCGCTCGCGGAGGCGGCCCGGCAGCAGGAGATCCTCACCCAGCAGGAGAAGGTCGCCGAGCGGCAGGCCGCGCTGACCGACCGCCAGCTCGACACCCAGGTCCGCAAGCCCGCCGACGCCCAGCGCTACGCCGCCGAGCAGGAGGCCGAGGCCAAGCGCGTGGCGCGGGTCAAGCAGGCCGAAGCGGAAAAGGCCGCCGGCATCGCGGCCGCGCAGGCGGAGGCCGAGCGGGCCCGGCTGACCGGTGAGGGTGAGAAGCAGCGCCGCAGCGCGCTGGCCGACGCCCAGGCCATCGAGGGGCTCAAGCAGGGCGAGGCCGAGAAGGCCCGGCGCGCGGCCATCGCCGAAGCGGTGCGGCTGGAGGGCGAGGCCGACGCGGCGGCGATCGGCGCCAAGGGCGCGGCCGAGGCCGAGGCGATGCGGAAGAAGGCCGACGCCTTCGCGCAGTACGGCGACGCCGCTGTGCTGCAGATGCTGGTGGAGGTGCTGCCGCAGGTGGTGGCCAAGGCGTCCGAGCCGCTGAGCGCCGTGGACAAGATGACCGTCATCTCCACGGACGGCGCGAGCCAACTCTCGCGCACGGTCGCCGACAACGTCGCGCAGGGCGTCGAACTCCTCAGCTCCACCACCGGTGTCGACCTCGCCGAGCTGCTGAAGGGCGTCACCCGAGGCCGCGGCGGAGCGCAGCCCACGACCACGCAGGCTGCCGAGGCGAACGGGAAGATCCAGATCGGCTGA
- a CDS encoding NAD(P)-binding protein: MIVCGDDALAERLAAELATVYRERVTLVVPPSRRRGAGTGRTRAAALLGRVQAAMNRAAAPAGSGDPATAHVVEAAELDEAALAEVGVREAAALALVHDDDETNIRAALAARRLNPRLRLVIRLYNRKLGQHLEELLDQAATLAVPGLDPAALDTSTTVLSDADTAAPALAATAVAGTSKVVQADGLLLRAVERTPPGHGRVADPGLCTLALLSSTTNDPAGAEGSDTSGREAPVLLPDDDTVAAATGRGTVVLETVTHTPSGSAARRLAGRGLPLGSLFSRRLRWSLAGLVTSVLGVAVATWLTGGDRSGGSTGLLHASYLTLLDLFAIGDPALDEPPARQVLQLLAGLAGLLLMPVLLAAVLEALGTFRTASALRRPPRGLSGHVVLLGLGKVGTRVLARLRELDIPVVCVEEDPEARGIPLARRLRVPTVLGDATQEGVLEAAKIHRAHSLLALTSSDTTNLEAALYARSVKPDLRAALRLYDDDFATVVHRTLRTAHPRALTRSRSVSSLAAPAFAGAMMGRQVLGAIPVERRVLLFAALNVAGHPHLEGRTIAESFRPGAWRVLALDTAEPGERLPDLAATPAHDGGNRPGGLVWDLHPGYVLRPEDRVVLAASRQGLAELLGRHPRPRLRTTDA; encoded by the coding sequence ATGATCGTCTGCGGTGACGACGCGCTCGCCGAACGACTGGCCGCCGAACTCGCCACGGTGTACCGGGAGCGGGTCACTCTCGTCGTACCGCCCTCACGACGGCGCGGCGCCGGAACCGGCCGGACACGCGCCGCCGCACTGCTCGGCCGGGTGCAGGCCGCGATGAACCGCGCCGCGGCCCCGGCCGGTTCCGGCGACCCCGCCACGGCCCATGTCGTCGAGGCCGCGGAACTCGACGAAGCCGCCCTGGCCGAGGTGGGCGTACGTGAGGCCGCCGCGCTGGCGCTGGTCCATGACGACGACGAGACCAACATCCGCGCCGCGCTGGCCGCCCGCCGCCTCAACCCCCGGCTGCGCCTGGTCATCCGGCTCTACAACCGCAAGCTCGGACAGCACCTGGAGGAACTCCTCGACCAGGCCGCCACCCTCGCCGTCCCCGGCCTCGACCCCGCAGCCCTGGACACCTCCACCACCGTCCTGTCCGACGCCGACACCGCGGCACCCGCGCTCGCGGCCACCGCCGTCGCGGGCACCAGCAAGGTCGTCCAGGCCGACGGACTGCTGCTGCGCGCCGTGGAACGCACCCCGCCCGGCCACGGCCGGGTCGCCGATCCCGGCCTGTGCACGCTCGCCCTGCTGTCCTCGACCACCAACGACCCGGCCGGAGCGGAGGGTTCGGACACCAGCGGCCGAGAGGCGCCCGTCCTCCTGCCCGACGACGACACGGTCGCCGCCGCCACCGGACGCGGCACGGTGGTCCTCGAGACCGTCACGCACACCCCCTCCGGTTCCGCGGCGCGACGGCTGGCCGGGCGCGGACTGCCGCTGGGGTCCCTCTTCTCGCGCCGGCTGCGCTGGTCCCTGGCCGGGCTCGTGACCAGCGTCCTCGGCGTGGCCGTCGCGACCTGGCTGACCGGCGGCGACCGTTCCGGCGGCTCCACCGGCCTGCTGCACGCCTCCTACCTCACGTTGCTCGACCTCTTCGCGATCGGCGACCCCGCGCTGGACGAACCCCCCGCACGCCAGGTGCTTCAGCTCCTGGCCGGCCTGGCCGGCCTGCTGCTGATGCCGGTGCTGCTCGCGGCCGTCCTGGAGGCGCTCGGCACCTTCCGCACCGCCTCCGCGCTGCGCCGGCCACCACGCGGACTGTCCGGGCACGTCGTCCTGCTCGGCCTCGGCAAGGTCGGCACCCGTGTGCTGGCCCGGCTCAGAGAACTCGACATCCCGGTCGTGTGTGTGGAGGAAGACCCCGAAGCGCGCGGTATCCCGCTCGCCCGCCGTCTGCGCGTGCCCACCGTCCTCGGGGACGCCACGCAGGAAGGCGTGCTGGAAGCCGCCAAGATCCACCGCGCGCACTCCCTGCTCGCCCTCACCAGCAGCGACACGACGAACCTGGAAGCCGCCCTGTACGCACGCTCCGTCAAACCGGACCTGCGGGCGGCACTGCGGCTGTACGACGACGACTTCGCCACTGTCGTCCACCGCACCCTGCGCACCGCCCACCCACGGGCCCTCACCCGCAGCCGCAGCGTGTCCAGCCTCGCGGCCCCCGCCTTCGCCGGAGCCATGATGGGCCGACAGGTTCTCGGCGCCATACCCGTCGAACGCCGGGTGCTGCTCTTCGCCGCCCTCAACGTAGCCGGACACCCGCACCTGGAGGGACGCACCATCGCCGAGTCCTTCCGCCCCGGAGCCTGGCGCGTCCTGGCCCTCGACACGGCGGAACCGGGCGAGCGCCTGCCCGACCTCGCCGCGACTCCGGCGCACGACGGCGGGAACCGTCCCGGCGGACTCGTGTGGGATCTCCACCCCGGCTACGTACTGCGGCCCGAGGACCGCGTGGTCCTCGCCGCGTCCCGCCAGGGCCTGGCGGAACTCCTCGGCCGGCATCCGCGGCCCAGGCTGCGAACCACCGACGCCTGA
- a CDS encoding SPFH domain-containing protein yields the protein MDPVVILTLVAAIVVVFLVASSVRIVPQARRYNVERFGRYRRTLQPGLNLVVPVADRINTKLDVREQVYSSDPRPVITEDNLVVNIDTVLYYQITDPRAAAYEVADYLQAIDQLTVTTLRNVIGSMDLEETLTSREEINSRLRAVLDDATGKWGIRVNRVEIKAIDPPHTIKEAMEKQMRAERDKRAAILHAEGERQAKILTAEGTKQKDILEAQGTQQAMILRADGEAKAVELVFQAVHRNNADPKVLAYKYLETLPHLASSDNNTFWVIPGELTEAVRTVTSAFGDQSTAAPPQPARPEEAAATSDADDPSRGSRVPQLGAGSAVSLDAAAAADEAEKQAAAAVSDAKAEAAAAMSPQVPRRGQSSDD from the coding sequence GTGGATCCGGTTGTCATCCTCACTCTCGTGGCGGCCATCGTCGTCGTCTTCCTCGTGGCCTCCAGTGTGCGGATCGTCCCGCAGGCGCGCCGCTACAACGTCGAACGGTTCGGCCGGTACCGGCGGACGCTGCAACCCGGGCTGAACCTGGTCGTGCCGGTGGCGGACCGCATCAACACCAAACTCGACGTGCGCGAGCAGGTCTATTCGTCCGACCCGCGGCCGGTGATCACCGAGGACAACCTCGTGGTGAACATCGACACCGTGCTCTACTACCAGATCACCGACCCGCGGGCTGCGGCCTACGAGGTCGCCGACTACCTCCAGGCGATCGATCAGCTCACCGTGACCACGCTGCGCAACGTCATCGGCAGCATGGACCTGGAGGAGACGCTCACCTCGCGCGAGGAGATCAACTCCCGGCTGCGCGCCGTCCTCGACGACGCCACCGGCAAGTGGGGCATCCGCGTCAACCGCGTCGAGATCAAGGCCATCGATCCACCGCACACCATCAAGGAAGCGATGGAGAAGCAGATGCGGGCCGAGCGTGACAAGCGCGCGGCCATCCTGCACGCCGAAGGGGAGCGGCAAGCCAAGATCCTCACCGCGGAAGGCACCAAGCAGAAGGACATCCTGGAGGCACAGGGCACGCAACAGGCCATGATCCTGCGGGCGGACGGCGAGGCCAAGGCGGTGGAACTCGTCTTCCAGGCCGTCCATCGCAACAACGCCGACCCGAAGGTCCTGGCCTACAAGTACCTCGAGACGCTCCCCCACTTGGCGAGCAGCGACAACAACACGTTCTGGGTGATCCCGGGGGAGCTGACGGAGGCAGTTCGGACCGTGACCAGCGCCTTCGGTGACCAGTCGACGGCGGCTCCTCCTCAACCTGCGCGACCGGAGGAAGCAGCGGCCACCTCCGACGCGGACGACCCGTCGCGCGGAAGCCGGGTTCCGCAGCTCGGCGCGGGCTCGGCGGTCTCACTCGACGCCGCCGCGGCTGCTGACGAGGCTGAGAAGCAGGCCGCCGCAGCGGTGAGCGACGCCAAGGCGGAGGCTGCGGCTGCGATGTCGCCCCAGGTGCCGCGGCGGGGGCAGTCTTCGGACGATTGA
- a CDS encoding NfeD family protein, whose amino-acid sequence MPWFIWLITAAALGVAEFFTLTLVFGLLAGAALVAAVVAGVGIGLLGQFLALGAAAAAGLLIVRPVALRHMAQQPLTREGSDALIGKRAEVMQEVTATRGLIKLSGEEWSARALDESLVIPVGALVDVMEIDGATAVVYPRTLLP is encoded by the coding sequence ATGCCGTGGTTCATCTGGCTGATCACCGCCGCGGCGCTGGGCGTCGCGGAGTTCTTCACCCTGACACTGGTCTTCGGGCTGCTGGCGGGCGCCGCACTGGTCGCCGCCGTCGTCGCTGGTGTGGGCATCGGCCTTCTCGGCCAGTTCCTGGCTCTCGGGGCAGCGGCGGCAGCGGGCCTCCTCATCGTCCGCCCTGTCGCGCTGCGGCATATGGCACAGCAACCTCTCACCCGCGAGGGCAGTGACGCGCTGATCGGCAAGCGGGCCGAGGTCATGCAGGAGGTCACCGCTACCCGCGGCCTGATCAAACTCTCCGGCGAGGAGTGGTCCGCCCGCGCACTCGACGAGAGCCTGGTGATCCCGGTGGGGGCGCTGGTGGACGTCATGGAGATCGATGGCGCCACGGCCGTCGTCTACCCCCGCACGCTCCTTCCATGA
- a CDS encoding alpha/beta hydrolase → MPFITVGQENSTTIDLFYEDHGTGQPVVLIHGFPLDGHSWERQSAVLLDAGYRVITYDRRGFGQSSQPTAGYDYDTFAADLNTVMETLDLRDAVLVGFSMGTGEVARYVSTYGSARVAKVAFLASLEPCLLKSDDNPDGVAPQEFFDGVVAAVKADRYAYYTSFYQDFYNLDENLGTRISEEAVRNSWNVAAGGGFFAAAAAPSTWYTDFRADIPAIDVPALILHGTGDRILPVEGTARPFHKALPSADYVEIEGAPHGLLWTHAEEVNAALLTFLRK, encoded by the coding sequence ATGCCGTTCATCACCGTGGGCCAGGAGAACTCCACGACCATCGACCTCTTCTACGAGGACCACGGAACCGGGCAGCCGGTCGTCCTCATTCACGGCTTCCCGCTCGACGGCCACTCCTGGGAGAGGCAGAGTGCCGTGCTGCTCGACGCCGGTTACCGCGTCATCACTTACGACCGCCGCGGTTTCGGGCAGTCCAGTCAGCCGACGGCCGGCTACGACTACGACACCTTCGCGGCCGATCTGAACACCGTGATGGAGACCCTCGACCTGCGGGACGCGGTTCTCGTCGGGTTCTCGATGGGCACCGGGGAGGTCGCCCGGTACGTGTCCACTTACGGTTCCGCCCGAGTCGCCAAGGTCGCTTTCCTGGCCTCGCTGGAGCCCTGCCTGCTCAAGAGTGACGACAACCCGGACGGCGTCGCGCCGCAGGAGTTCTTCGACGGCGTCGTCGCGGCCGTCAAGGCTGACCGCTACGCGTACTACACCAGCTTCTACCAGGACTTCTACAACCTCGACGAGAACCTCGGCACCCGGATCAGTGAGGAGGCCGTCCGTAACAGCTGGAACGTCGCTGCGGGCGGTGGCTTCTTCGCAGCCGCCGCCGCGCCCTCGACCTGGTACACGGACTTCCGGGCCGACATACCGGCCATCGACGTGCCGGCCCTGATCCTGCACGGCACGGGCGACCGCATCCTGCCCGTCGAGGGAACGGCGCGGCCGTTCCACAAGGCGCTCCCGTCCGCCGACTACGTGGAGATCGAGGGCGCCCCGCACGGCCTGCTCTGGACCCACGCGGAGGAGGTCAACGCGGCACTCCTCACCTTCCTGCGGAAGTAA
- a CDS encoding LLM class flavin-dependent oxidoreductase — protein MQFGIFSVGDVTPDPTNGRTPSERERIKAMVAIALKAEEVGLDVFATGEHHNPPFVPSSPTTMLGYIAARTEKLILSTATTLITTNDPVKIAEDYAMLQHLADGRVDLMMGRGNTGPVYPWFGQDVRQGINLAKENYALLRRLWREDVVNWEGKFRTPLQGFTSTPRPLDGVPPFVWHGSIRSPEIAEQAAYYGDGFFHNNIFWPAHHTRQMVQLYRRRYAFHGHGRPEEAIVGLGGQVFMRKNSQDAVREFRPYFDNAPVYGHGPSLEEFTEQTPLTVGSPQQVIERTLSFRETVGDYQRQLFLMDHAGLPLKTVLEQIDILGEEVVPVLRREFAIGRPADVPDAPTHESLRAVREVSAA, from the coding sequence ATGCAGTTCGGAATTTTCTCGGTGGGGGACGTGACCCCCGACCCGACCAACGGCCGTACCCCCTCGGAGCGTGAGCGCATCAAGGCGATGGTCGCCATCGCGCTGAAGGCGGAAGAGGTCGGACTGGACGTCTTCGCGACCGGTGAGCATCACAACCCGCCGTTCGTGCCGTCGTCCCCGACCACGATGCTGGGCTACATCGCCGCCCGTACCGAGAAGCTGATCCTTTCCACCGCCACGACGTTGATCACCACCAACGACCCGGTGAAGATCGCCGAGGATTACGCGATGCTCCAGCACCTGGCCGACGGCCGCGTCGACCTGATGATGGGCCGCGGCAACACCGGCCCGGTCTACCCCTGGTTCGGCCAGGACGTCCGGCAGGGCATCAACCTGGCCAAGGAGAACTACGCCCTGTTGCGCCGGCTGTGGCGCGAGGACGTCGTGAACTGGGAGGGGAAGTTCCGTACGCCGCTGCAGGGCTTCACCTCCACGCCGCGCCCGCTGGACGGCGTACCGCCGTTCGTCTGGCACGGCTCGATCCGCTCGCCGGAAATCGCCGAGCAGGCGGCGTACTACGGCGACGGCTTCTTCCACAACAACATCTTCTGGCCCGCCCACCACACGAGGCAGATGGTCCAGCTGTACCGGCGCCGGTACGCCTTCCACGGTCACGGCCGGCCCGAGGAGGCGATCGTCGGTCTCGGCGGGCAGGTCTTCATGCGGAAGAACTCCCAGGACGCCGTACGGGAGTTCCGGCCCTACTTCGACAACGCGCCCGTCTACGGGCACGGCCCCTCGCTGGAGGAGTTCACCGAGCAGACACCGCTGACGGTGGGCTCTCCCCAGCAGGTCATCGAGCGGACCCTGTCCTTCCGTGAGACCGTCGGCGACTACCAGCGGCAGCTGTTCCTGATGGACCACGCGGGCCTGCCCCTGAAGACCGTGCTGGAACAGATCGACATCCTCGGCGAAGAGGTGGTGCCCGTGCTGCGGAGGGAGTTCGCGATCGGCCGCCCGGCCGATGTGCCGGACGCCCCCACGCACGAGTCGCTGCGAGCCGTTCGCGAGGTGTCCGCCGCATGA
- a CDS encoding FMN reductase yields MKLVAVSAGLSTPSSTRLLADRLAESARGELSAHGQEVETEVIELRELAVAVANNLVTGFPAPPLAAALDAVTGTHGLIAVTPVFTASYSGLFKSFFDLIDPDALTGKPVLVAATGGTARHSLVLEHALRPLFAYLRAAVVPTAVYAASEDWGSDGDEYTVGLPARIRRAGGELAAMMAARPAGEAPEDDITALERQLSDLRFD; encoded by the coding sequence ATGAAGCTCGTCGCCGTGTCCGCGGGGCTGAGCACCCCGTCCTCCACTCGCCTGCTCGCGGACCGTCTCGCCGAGTCGGCCCGCGGCGAACTCTCCGCCCACGGCCAGGAGGTGGAGACCGAGGTCATCGAGTTGCGGGAGCTGGCCGTCGCCGTCGCCAACAACCTCGTGACCGGATTCCCCGCGCCGCCCCTGGCCGCCGCCCTCGACGCGGTGACGGGCACCCACGGCCTGATCGCCGTGACCCCAGTGTTCACCGCCTCCTACAGCGGGCTGTTCAAGTCCTTCTTCGACCTGATCGACCCGGACGCCCTCACCGGCAAGCCGGTCCTCGTCGCGGCCACCGGAGGCACGGCCCGCCACTCCCTGGTCCTGGAACACGCCCTGCGCCCGCTCTTCGCCTACCTGCGCGCCGCCGTCGTCCCCACCGCGGTGTACGCGGCGTCCGAGGACTGGGGCTCCGACGGCGACGAGTACACCGTGGGACTGCCCGCGCGCATACGGCGGGCGGGCGGGGAACTGGCAGCCATGATGGCCGCCCGACCGGCCGGGGAGGCGCCCGAGGACGACATCACCGCGCTCGAGCGGCAGCTCTCCGACCTGCGGTTCGACTGA